The following are encoded in a window of Magnolia sinica isolate HGM2019 chromosome 11, MsV1, whole genome shotgun sequence genomic DNA:
- the LOC131219268 gene encoding uncharacterized protein LOC131219268, protein MEMDQEQRHCCKFCKKKFPCGRSLGGHMRSHMTMNSAEADELLQRRKKAPADGGADSSSAGVEGGAHVGYGLRENPKKTWRMSDSIDGGFRRGKVCKECGKGFQSWKALFGHMRCHTAERLHHPRRADEEDSWSGGGTHKAVFDSQSDNDGGPLPRKRKRKRRLRRAKYGTVSSSVSEVEQEQEDVAICLMMLSRDVWSWGELNSVAESSDNISVGLEVRSSEAGKGIIEKDGDIVCDDDKMEKMKKPRDKEQPNDVSDTESAEFERKGSESISILGSGFSRNRAKKAESDISDERSDAELSGQRARFEVLDEELGKDHFKKDRHEYSDFELKRASCNRNRLNGAVTELGKDPCKENRSGQCDLDSGKCNPSKRARYDTYDAEMSRNSYKKSRFECTTCNKIFHSYQALGGHRASHKRVKGCFASKIESSENSIETNASPNQMADVKLKSCRIENMTDRGGGGETSYRPKKIKGHECPICLKVFASGQALGGHKRSHMMGSSDARPDACQTIVIQQHLPEIPDMLDLNLPAPIDEDSIGHVGFNSWWPGGNHKHEPMVGLISN, encoded by the coding sequence atggagatGGATCAAGAACAGAGGCATTGCTGCAAGTTCTGCAAGAAGAAGTTTCCATGTGGGAGGTCTTTGGGTGGTCACATGAGGTCCCACATGACCATGAATTCAGCTGAAGCAGATGAGCTGCTACAGAGGAGGAAGAAAGCTCCTGCTGATGGTGGGGCCGACAGCAGCTCTGCCGgtgttgaaggtggggcccatgtcgGCTACGGCCTGAGAGAGAACCCCAAGAAGACATGGCGGATGTCTGACTCGATCGATGGCGGTTTCCGGCGTGGGAAGGTCTGTAAGGAATGCGGTAAAGGTTTCCAGTCCTGGAAGGCTCTCTTTGGTCACATGAGATGCCACACAGCAGAGAGGCTTCATCATCCCCGCCGGGCTGATGAAGAGGATTCTTGgagtggaggtgggacccacaaggcggTCTTTGACAGCCAGTCGGATAACGATGGCGGGCCACTGCcaaggaagagaaagaggaagaggagattGAGAAGAGCAAAGTACGGTACGGTGTCGTCTTCTGTTTCTGAGGTGGAGCAAGAACAGGAAGATGTAGCTATCTGTTTGATGATGCTCTCAAGGGATGTCTGGTCTTGGGGTGAATTGAACTCAGTTGCCGAGTCGTCCGACAACATTTCTGTGGGTTTAGAGGTCCGGTCGTCGGAGGCAGGTAAGGGAATTATCGAAAAGGATGGGGATATTGTCTGTGACGATGACAAgatggagaagatgaagaaacCAAGAGACAAGGAACAACCCAATGATGTTTCTGATACAGAGAGTGCTGAGTTTGAGAGAAAGGGATCTGAATCAATCAGCATTTTGGGATCTGGGTTTTCAAGGAATCGGGCAAAGAAGGCCGAATCGGACATCTCTGATGAACGGTCTGATGCTGAATTATCAGGCCAGAGGGCCAGATTTGAAGTCTTGGATGAGGAATTAGGGAAGGATCACTTTAAGAAAGACAGGCATGAGTATTCTGATTTTGAACTGAAGAGAGCTTCTTGCAACAGGAATCGGTTGAATGGTGCAGTAACTGAACTTGGTAAGGATCCATGTAAGGAAAATAGGTCCGGTCAATGTGATTTGGATTCTGGGAAGTGtaatccaagcaagagagctaGATATGATACTTATGATGCTGAAATGAGCCGGAATTCCTATAAGAAGAGCAGATTCGAGTGCACGACCTGCAACAAGATTTTCCACTCTTACCAGGCTCTTGGAGGTCACAGGGCTAGCCACAAGAGGGTCAAAGGCTGCTTTGCTTCAAAGATCGAAAGCAGCGAAAACAGTATCGAGACCAATGCCTCACCCAATCAGATGGCCGATGTCAAACTCAAGTCCTGCAGAATTGAGAACATGACTGACAGGGGTGGGGGTGGTGAGACCAGCTACAGGCCTAAGAAGATCAAGGGTCACGAGTGCCCAATCTGTCTCAAGGTTTTTGCTTCAGGCCAGGCTTTGGGTGGCCACAAGAGGTCCCACATGATGGGGAGTTCAGATGCCAGACCTGATGCTTGCCAGACCATTGTAATTCAGCAACATCTGCCTGAGATTCCTGATATGCTTGATCTCAATCTCCCTGCTCCAATCGATGAGGATAGCATTGGCCATGTTGGGTTCAACTCATGGTGGCCTGGAGGCAACCACAAGCACGAGCCAATGGTGGGCCTGATCTCCAATTGA